The Bemisia tabaci chromosome 5, PGI_BMITA_v3 genome includes a window with the following:
- the LOC140224693 gene encoding uncharacterized protein, whose product MERMPSLLPPPPSPWSSAGRGRNHPFPHPEPTSPLAVPPPSMIMTVERTPSGMAPHYLERLVARLLGDESAPVRIVSEEMFTHPSTGQLRRRRQWVRNSSNYNGISLPPESWQGRISNENTNLRSADSARQRVCPHLKCDGKTCTAAKRNGDTPVSDEDDKQACTLCSEHKRNTVLEPCGHELCATCKEETRLRSSENSKPMICPFCRKVVTGSYRIGLASQQQPPEI is encoded by the exons ATGGAGCGGATGCCGTCCCTTCTCCCACCACCCCCTTCACCATGGTCGTCGGCAGGGAGGGGCCGCAACCACCCGTTCCCTCACCCGGAGCCCACGTCGCCCCTCGCGGTGCCACCCCCGTCCATGATAATGACCGTGGAACGGACGCCATCCGGGATGGCCCCGCACTACCTCGAGCGTCTCGTCGCCCGCCTCTTGGGCGACGAGTCGGCCCCGGTGAGAATCGTCAGTGAGGAGATGTTCACCCACCCATCAACAG GCCAGTTAAGGCGAAGACGTCAATGGGTCCGCAACTCATCCAATTATAATGGAATATCATTGCCCCCCGAAAGTTGGCAGGGAAGAATAAGCAATGAGAACACCAACTTGAGGAGCGCTGACTCAGCAAGACAGAGGGTCTGTCCTCACCTTAAGTGCGACGGGAAGACATGCACGGCGGCAAAGCGAAATGGCGATACGCCTGTATCCGATGAGGATGATAAGCAGG CTTGCACTCTATGCTCAGAGCACAAGAGAAACACCGTGCTTGAACCATGCGGCCATGAATTGTGTGCGACATGCAAGGAAGAGACCAGGTTAAGATCAAGCGAAAACAGTAAGCCAATGATTTGTCCATTTTGTCGTAAAGTGGTAACTGGATCGTACAGAATTGGCCTCGCGAGTCAACAACAACCACCGGagatttga